A window of Reinekea marina contains these coding sequences:
- a CDS encoding NYN domain-containing protein, translating into MVKLSLPIILSKLGVKMKTTSIIVDVQNVYYTTRQAFQKNFNYNAFWAEALENRTLVNASAFAIDRGDEKQKQFQNILRAIGFDVRLKPYIQRADGSSKGDWDVGIAVEALEQAPHCDEIILVSGDGDFDILAKTIREKHGCEVVVYGVKALTANALIKEASRYREIDASLLM; encoded by the coding sequence ATGGTTAAATTAAGCCTTCCTATAATTCTTAGCAAACTTGGTGTAAAAATGAAAACGACCTCCATCATAGTGGATGTACAAAATGTGTATTACACCACGCGGCAAGCGTTTCAGAAAAACTTTAACTACAACGCTTTTTGGGCTGAGGCTTTAGAAAATCGTACTTTGGTGAATGCCAGCGCTTTTGCCATAGACCGAGGTGATGAAAAGCAAAAGCAGTTTCAAAATATACTCCGAGCCATTGGATTTGATGTTCGTCTAAAACCATATATTCAACGAGCCGATGGATCATCTAAAGGGGATTGGGATGTGGGTATTGCAGTAGAAGCCTTAGAGCAAGCCCCTCATTGCGATGAAATTATTCTGGTTTCTGGTGACGGAGATTTCGACATTCTGGCAAAAACTATTCGTGAAAAGCACGGATGTGAAGTAGTGGTGTATGGTGTGAAAGCACTCACGGCTAATGCCCTAATTAAAGAGGCCAGCCG